The Mycolicibacterium aurum genome segment ACCCCGAGCACAGGGCTCTTATCGCCACTTGTCTAGCAGCTTCTGCTGATACTCCGCGTCTAGTTTATCTAGTCGTTTCTTGAAGTATTCGCGGCGGCGCTCAAACGCACGCGTGGTGATCCAAAATATGCCGCAGCCTAAGAGGCTTGACACTGCTAGAACCGTTGTAGAGATGGGTTCACCGATCCCTAGCGCCGACAGGACCAAACTGCCGTAAACCACTGGAGTTAGACAGTAGAAGGCCCGAATGCCTCTCTGTGTTTTCCTGCCTTCAGGGCTGGTCAATCGTTCGAGTCTGCCAAGTTCGGCATAAATCAGGTTAGCGACAGTGTTAAGGGGGTCTATCAGGTCCGGAGCTTTCTGAATCTCGACCAGATTTTTCAACCGTTCGATCCGCTTATTCAGCGTGTTACTGAGCGCGAAGAACCCTGCCACGATGGCAGCAAGCACCGGAACCATGCCCAACGCGATCTTGAGCCAGATTGGATCACCGGTCATGCACGCATCTTTTCAGCGAGGCCTGGGGATGACGGGAGAACACGCCGTCAAGCACTAGATCATCAGTTGAATCTGATCCATGACTATCGGCGTACCGTCCTTGACTACTTGAGTTATGGCAGCACTGCCAACTGAAGTCGCTATGCGCTCAAGCCATCCCCAGCGGCGTTTGATCTTGCCTGGCTCCGGATTCTCTTCTGACACAGCCTCTTCAAAGTCGGCTATCGCTTGCTCTGCGTCCGCGCGTTGCTCTTCGTCGGCGACCTGCGTCAAAGTGGCACGTAGCGCACTGACCAGATCAACCAGTTCCTTTGATACAGAGCTGTTTTGAATCTGCGAGAAGTTCGAGCCTTGTCCGATGTTGCCTGCGTTGGACCCGCTAACGTTCACTTCGTACTTGTCGCCCGAACTAACGTGCACTTGGACCACCGAATCTACTTTGGCTCTACTGGGCAGGGTATCTAGGGGATCATCCTTGGTCATGTCAATGACGATCTCTAACAACGTCGTTCGTATCATGTCGATCATGCCTGCTATCGCGGAACCCGAGACGCTGTAATACATTGCATCAACGCTCATGAACATATCTAGCGTTTTCGTCCACTCCGCGCAGATGATCGAAAATCCGTCGCGACTCATCTTGATCGAGTCTTTTTCGGAAGATACCAACCGCGAAAGCTCTTCTACTGGTTGCCGGAAGCCGATGTGCTCCGGAATATGCTGTCGGAGATCCGAGGGAATCTGATAGGGGCTGATTGCCTCGCCTGTCATTCGCAGCGGGCCTGCCGACCGGTTGACAAACAGCGGGGCATCCAAATAGCGATATTCTGGGAGCGGGGAATCGTCTGCGTACCCCTTCAGCTCGCTAGTTGCCCACGCCCGTAGCTCTTCTGATCCCGTCAACGCACCAAGGGCAATGCACTTGCGAAGCAAGCCCACCAGCGGTTCAGACTCGTCTAGAACTTGATCCCGCAAGTTCTTCAAAATGTCAGCGTCTGCCACAGAGCCGATGTTACAGACCCGGTCAGACACCAAGCTCTTTTAGCGCCTGCGCCGACAGATCCGCTGCGATTTCAGCATCGCGCCCTGATTGGGAGTGTTGATACAGCAGTGACGCTTTGACCGTCTTATGTCCAAGTCGGGCCATGTTCTCGGTCAACGTGGCCACCTGAGCATTTTTCGATCCTGCAAACCGTCGCAGATCATGAGCGCTCAGATCTTCACGCCCAACCGCCTTGGCGGTCTTTTGAAACACGTCCTTATTGAATACACGATCATTGAGATGGCATCCGCCACGCGATGGAGTGAACAGCAGCGCATCAGAATCCTTCCCGACGTACAGCGCCAGGTGGTCTTTGACGTCTTGACGGATATGAGGCGGAATCGTGACGCTGCGCCGCTCCCCTGTCTTCGTCGTCCCAAGAATGCACTCACCGCCCCGATGACCTACAGCGCGAGTGATCGAAACGACCGTGCAATCAGCCGTGATGTCTTTTCGCCGAAGTTCGGAGACCTCGCCATAGCGCAGACCGCACCACGCGGCCAACAAAACAAGGGCTTTGAACCGTGCCAGGTTCTCGCTAGCTCCCAGCTTGTCGGCGATGGCATGCAGATCTGCCGTCGTCGGAATCTTGACGTTCTCTTTGGCCTTCGTGTTCATCGCGCCGACGATCATGCAGGGGTTGCGATCTAGCAGGCCGTCCTTGACTGCGGTATTGCAGATCATGTTCAGCACCCCGTAGGCGTGGCTGTTGCGCCGTTCCTTGGTCGCATCTAGGCCAGAGAACCAACCGCGAACTGCTGTAGGCGTCATATCCGCTACTGCGACCTTGCCGAACGTCGGTTCTATGAGCTGCGCCCATTTGGCCTCGTATTCAATCCGCGTTCTAGGGCTGAGCTTGCGCTGATCGATGACCTTTTTGCCATAGGTACCGAACAGCAGGACTTCGGCTTTCTTCTCCTGGACACGCTCGGATGGCGGTTTCCAGCGCTCCCCCGTTCGGGTGGCCGATTCGACTAGATCCTTTTCCCGCACTAACCACGCTTCTGCGTTCATCCGAGCGGAGAACGTGTGCGGTGCGTAGTGCCGACGTTGGTCCGGCCCGATAAAAGATGCCTGATAGCTAGCCTGCTTAGTCCGCTGCTTTTTGATGTGGCCCCACGCCCGATGTCCAGATTTTCCGCTCACTTCAGGTGCCCTTTCAGCTGTGCGAGATCGTCTTGCGCCGATTTCTCGGCAGCCTGCAAGAGTTCCGCCAACGTCTGATCCCCCGTCGCGGCGATCCATTCGTTCCAACAGCGCTTTACTTCTGCCGTCAGATCGTGGACGTACTCATTCAGGTGTTTTCCGCCCCGGACGTTCGTCACGCCGCGCTGATTACGGGTCTCTTTGATGTGCATGACATAGACCTCTAGCGATCGTTTGAGACGGCCGTATGGCTCAGACCTGATCGCTGATGGAATCGTGCCGATGTCGGTCGCACAGCCGTTAGTCAGGGCGTTCAGCAGGTTGCGTGCATGCAGATAGACCGAATCTTTGAAGTAGTTGACTAGATTGCCGAAGGTGCCCTGAGCGTCCATGAATTGGACGATTTCGTCCGCACCAAGCAAGAGCCGTAGTTCGTAGCCCAGGTCATCCAGCGCCAACGGTTGACCGCTCATTGCTTGTCTCCGCAGATGGCCGCGTGGCGCTCTAGATAGGTCGCGAACACGCGCTCAGCGGTTGCAACTAGGGCTTGATCGATCTGGGGGAAAGAATCGGCTACAGCTCCTAGCGCATCGGTAGCGTCAGCGTTCAACAGATACCGAGGATCAGGCCATTTTCCCAGTTCAATCGCATTTTTCAGACCCTCTGCGAAATCCTGGCCTGCTAGTGCTTCTGACCACGGAATCCGGCGATCTGTCTGCGTCACCGAAAGACCCCAGAATGAATAGCAAACGAATAATCAGCCACGCCCACTACCGCCTTTTCCTGCCGACTGAGGCTCTGAACAGGTAGTTTGCGGATGTCTACCCATCCATTACCTATGCAGGTCCATCCTACCTGAGCAGACTGCGCGAGGCGCGCGAAGCACCGAGATACGTAAGCTGTTGTCTAGCAACATGTTTACTGGTCAGACAGGGTGTTTGCTAGAAGCGCATCCGCAGGTTCGAATCCTGCCGGGGGCACCCTTTGACCAGCGGAGCTACACCTTCCGCGTCGTTCCGTAATACCCCAGGATGGAATCGGACTGGTCCGTCGCATGCGTCAGTACGGCGTAGGACCTGATGAACGACTCCCCCACGCAGCCATCGATCTTCACATGGAAGCTGCTGATCGAGACCCACGGGTCACTACCGGTGAATTCCTTCCGTCCCACGGGGACGGTGTTGATGATTCCGGGTCTCAGGCCCACCGCGACGCCTCCGACGAACGGCGTCGACAGCACCGGCGCGAGGCCGTCGATGAACTCGCCCTCGCCGTCGAGTCCCAGCAGGCCCAGGGATGGCGTGACTCCGGCCGAGCTTGTGATGGTGACGCCGTTCGCACCCATGTCGATGCCGCACCCGATCTGGTAGCCCACCTCCAGCACCCCACGCGGCGGCTCGCCCTCAGGTCCCCGCAGCGAGCCGTTGAACACTCCGCTGACCTCGTAGTCCCGCGACGACACCGCGGTGGTCAGGGGGTTGACGTTCCGGATCACCTCATCCTTGGCCCCGACGGTCAAAGTCCAACCGTTGGGCGCCGTGGTGGTCGACGGAGGAGCGGAAATGATGAGGGCGTCCGCGCCCGGCGCGATGACCCCTGCCGCGTGGGCGACGGGTGCCGCGGCGGTGACCGCCGGGTCGAGCGGAGGGGCGACGTCGGACGCCACGGGTTCAGGGTCGGCGGACGCAGGAACGGCGGTCGCCGGCATCAACACCCAGACGACGCTGAGTGCACCGAGCCACCTCAGCTTCACGAACGGAACCTACTATCGGATTCGGCTGTGAC includes the following:
- a CDS encoding AbiTii domain-containing protein, which translates into the protein MADADILKNLRDQVLDESEPLVGLLRKCIALGALTGSEELRAWATSELKGYADDSPLPEYRYLDAPLFVNRSAGPLRMTGEAISPYQIPSDLRQHIPEHIGFRQPVEELSRLVSSEKDSIKMSRDGFSIICAEWTKTLDMFMSVDAMYYSVSGSAIAGMIDMIRTTLLEIVIDMTKDDPLDTLPSRAKVDSVVQVHVSSGDKYEVNVSGSNAGNIGQGSNFSQIQNSSVSKELVDLVSALRATLTQVADEEQRADAEQAIADFEEAVSEENPEPGKIKRRWGWLERIATSVGSAAITQVVKDGTPIVMDQIQLMI
- a CDS encoding tyrosine-type recombinase/integrase; this encodes MNAEAWLVREKDLVESATRTGERWKPPSERVQEKKAEVLLFGTYGKKVIDQRKLSPRTRIEYEAKWAQLIEPTFGKVAVADMTPTAVRGWFSGLDATKERRNSHAYGVLNMICNTAVKDGLLDRNPCMIVGAMNTKAKENVKIPTTADLHAIADKLGASENLARFKALVLLAAWCGLRYGEVSELRRKDITADCTVVSITRAVGHRGGECILGTTKTGERRSVTIPPHIRQDVKDHLALYVGKDSDALLFTPSRGGCHLNDRVFNKDVFQKTAKAVGREDLSAHDLRRFAGSKNAQVATLTENMARLGHKTVKASLLYQHSQSGRDAEIAADLSAQALKELGV
- a CDS encoding MspA family porin translates to MKLRWLGALSVVWVLMPATAVPASADPEPVASDVAPPLDPAVTAAAPVAHAAGVIAPGADALIISAPPSTTTAPNGWTLTVGAKDEVIRNVNPLTTAVSSRDYEVSGVFNGSLRGPEGEPPRGVLEVGYQIGCGIDMGANGVTITSSAGVTPSLGLLGLDGEGEFIDGLAPVLSTPFVGGVAVGLRPGIINTVPVGRKEFTGSDPWVSISSFHVKIDGCVGESFIRSYAVLTHATDQSDSILGYYGTTRKV